The nucleotide sequence TTCAGCTGATGTTTTGAACTGAAGTTTTTATCACACTCActgcatgtaaatgttttctctCGTTTGTGGAAGCTTTCATGACTTTTCATTTCTGATATACacctgaagcttttatcacactctgtGCAAATGATTATTTTCTTTCCAACAAGGAAATATCCATGCATTTTCACTTGATGTTTTGAAATGAAGCTTTTATCATattcactgtatgcaaatagcTTCTCTCGTATGTGGATCTTTTTATGCCGTTTCAGATTTGATATAAATCTAAATCTTTTATAACACACACTGCACgtaaatggtttctcttctgtgtggatcctttcatggcTTTTCAACTCTGATTTACatctgaagcttttatcacactctgtgcatgtattttgtttctctcctgtgtggatcttTTTATGCCTTATCAAATTTGATTTACtgctgaagcttttatcacactcagtgcatttaaatggtttctctcctttGTGTGTCCTTTCATGCATTTCCAATTGAGGTTTCAaagtgaagcttttatcacactcagtgcatTTAAATTGTTTCTTTCTATAGTGGATCCTTTCATGGCATTTCCGTTCTGATTTTGTACagaagcttttattacactcaGTGCATTTGTATGATTTCTTACCTCTTTGAAACCTTTGATACAGTTTCAATTGAGATTTCAACCCAAACATTTTATCACGTATTGTATATTTGAATGGTTTTCCTACCATGTGGATCCTTTTGTGTATTTTCAGTTCTGATTTCCCACTGAAATCTTTATCACACTTAGGGCAAGTGAATGGTTTCTCTGCTGTGTGCATTCTTTGATGCCTTTTCATTTTTGATTTCCAAGTGAAGCTTTTATTATGGTCTGTACATATAAATTGCTTTTCTGCTGAGTGGATCTTCTGGTGCATTGTCAGTTGTGATGGATaaatgaagcttttattacattcactacatggaAACGATGTCTCTCTTGTATGAATCTTCTGGTGAACTTTTATTACGTTACTTGCACATTCACTGCCTGAAGAGAGTCTCAACCCAGTAAATTCTCTCAGGTGTTGTGTAATTTGCTCACAGGGAGTCACATTCTCAGTGGAGTCTCCTGCTGGGTTTCTCAGCCTTTCCTCTGACTTGCACTGTTTCCAGCAGTTTTCCTTCCAATCACAACACAGGCAGGTATCCGCTCCATCTTTCTGTGATACAGCTTCAGTCACTTCCAGATGTTTACTGGATTCCTCAGGATGCGTCTCCTCGTGTCTTCTCTTGGACTCATCGATCTCTGGATAAGAAAATAAAGAACAGACATTACTTCATGTGAGAGAGCGTCACAGTGACAACGGTCAGGGTTTTCCAGCATTAAAcacctcagagggaacaggggtgTAAAGCAGCTGCATCAGCTCCTTTCTGCAGCATCCTGGGATGAACCAGAGCACATCGCTGGGTCTCAGAGGAGGACCAAGCTAAGGACTGAACAACTCAATACCGTCAGGTGGATAAAATTCTCAGAATGTTGTTTTATGTAACTCATCCATAAGAAAAACCACCTTGTAAATTAActtaaattgtatttaaatagCCCTGTGATGTCCAGCACTCAGTTCAAAATATTAATGGAGGTCTTCATACATTAACATATggtaataagaacatgccatactgggtcagactaagggtccatcaagcccagcatcctgtttccaacagtggccaatccaggccgtaagaacctggcaagtacccaaaaactaagtctattccatgtaaccattgctagttatagcagtggctattttctaagtcaactcaattaatagcaggtaatggacttctcctccaagaacttatccaatccttttttaaacacagctatactaactgcacgaaccacattctctggcaacaaattccagagtttaattgtgcgttgagtaaaaaagaactttctccgattagttttaaatgtgccccatgctaacttcatggagtgccccctagtctttctattatctgaaagagtaaataaccgattcacatctacccgttctagacctctcatgattttaaacacctctatcatatcccccctcagtcgtctcttctccaagctgaaaagtcttaacctctttagtctttcctcataggggagctgttccatcccctttatcattttggttgcccttctctgtaccttctccatcgcaattatatcttttttgagatgcggcgaccagaattgtactcagtattcaaggtgcagtttcaccatggagcgatacagaggcattatgacattttccgttttattcaccattccctttctaataatttccaacattttgagtgccgcagcacactgaaccaacgatttcaatgtgttatccactatgatgcctagatctctttcttggattgtagcacctaatatggaacctaacattcaggtcgatactgtaacgtgcggttgaagatttcccgtctgtaacgtgcagggagcgcacaattcggacgcgtaaggcgatccagcgatacagtctccagtttcacgcgtccttagcgcttcttaaaacagacgcaaaACCTttcccgcacgcagcatgtaaatgatatgtaaatgaacgaattagctatttaatgaacgaattagctattccctccaataCTGTGACGCACgctccgactatcgctttttttccctgccgatttgccgtgcgtttaacctgttagtttaccgcctacccctacccctacgttagaggcaggagtaagggtaagcggcaacctttcccccagccccggctcacctgccctggtcgcgtccatgggtgccggtctccggggtagccccagtcctctccctcctcccgaagcaaaaaaaaagcgaaaaaaaaatccaatgcggccccacttcggcagctccccttcggcGGAGACAGCAGTGTAAAGCGAGAAGGACCACGGCGGACCTTCGGTGGAGAtggcactgtaaagcgagacagaccgcggagcaaggagaggaggagagagaagacgccagccagccctcctccggacagcggctcctctgcctcaCAGCTGCCGGTGAAGATAGACACCCGAACaggtaggcccctcgtgcaatttgacctctaggcgtgacgtcacgacgtttggcgtcacggcatgcgacgtcacgccttgaggtcaaattgcacgaggggcctacccgttcgggcatctatcttcgccggcagctgggaggcagaggagccgctgtccggaggagggctggctggagtaagtatcggaggggaatagctaattccttcattatacagctaatttgttcatttacatatcatatacatgctgcgtgcggaaagggttattcgtctgttttaagaagcgctaaggacgcgtgaaactggagactgtatcactGAATcaccttacgcgtccgaattgtgcgctcccagcacgttacagacgggaaatcttcaactgCACGTTACAGTGAGTTTAACATCCGGCTTCTCTcaataatattttcttttctctcctcccaaAAAGATGAATTTTCTTAAAAAAGTCCCTCCTTACCAAGGGAGCTGAGGGTCTGATAATTCTCCTCCATCACATTCTTGTGAAGTTCCTTTTGCCATTCTTCTAAatactcccactcctcctgggagaaacaGACAGTGATGTCCTCAAAGgttactgggacctgaaacacaaaccaggaACACTCAGCACCTTCTACATCAGGAGATCTCCCAGTGCTGGGGATCagcagggcagggggaggggttTCTGGGTGTAAATAATTCACAGTCACGAAACACACAATCCCCAGGCAGGACTACAGTAACAGGAAACCAGTTACACACAGACCATGGGACACCATGTTTTACTTTGTGTCACTTCTGATCTCTCTCCTTAAACTCTGTGGACAGTCCCAAAATGCCTTTTCTGGGCCCCAGGTCTGCTCGGAGTCCCATTAAAGTGAGGGCTGATTATGTAGCGTCCCAAGATAGAAAGCTGCAGCAGTATTTGTGTAGAGAGGGCAGGATTGCAGTGTTTAGTACAAATCATTAGGAAGTTCTcccttttttaaatcaataacGTAATCATTACAGGAGATACAAAGCTCTGACCCAGTGTTTATACAGACAGGGGAGGAAGTTGGGGGCcatctcctacctgagcagaagctcctgcaggcattttcctctctgcttttgCTGCTTTCAGGATTAGAAATGAAATGGGGGCTTCTTCTCAGACTGGGAGAGAGCTGAGGGTTTCCCTCTTCCTGCTCCAGGGGACGAGGGAAGCTGAGAAGCAGAGCTGGGGGAAGGGGCTCGAGGTCCTTCTCGCCGATTCTGACATCATCGAAATGTGACGAGCAGCTCCGCCTCCTGCCGGgcgcagactgatgacatcacacagggGGAAGTGTTAAAGCTGGATCTAGATATAGGAAGCTGGGAAGGGGAGGTTTCTGTGCGAGGTGGGGGCTAGAGAGAGAGGTAGTCAGTGTGTGCAAGGGAGGgagcagcagaagaagaagaagaggtggTTGTGCCAGAGAGAGCGAGAGTGAATTACAGGCCAATGTAATACACTGCGCTCAGCTAGCCGCGGGGTTGGATGCACTACAATAACTCCCCATGCAAGCTTCAGGCTGTTAGCACGCGTTTGGTCGCGCTATTTTTTAGCTCGtcaaaaatgtgcggccaaccccccgaaactaatagcgcccgcaacatgcaaatacatgttgatggccctattagttattcccgcgcgatacagtaagtaaaatgtgcagccaagccgcacattttactttcagaaattaacgcctgcccaaaggtaggcgttaatttcagtaggcactggggaagtgtacagagaagcagaaaaatctgcttttctgtacaccctccgacttaatatcatagcgatattaagtcagaggccccaaaagttaaagaaattttaaaaaaaaaatgtaaaagtggcccggaagacagacgctcaattatgccggggtcgttttccgaacccgtggctgtcagtgggtttgagaaccaacgccggtaaaattgagcgtcggctgttaaTCCCACTGACAGCTGTCGCTCcagtcaaaaaggaggtgctagggacacgctagtgtccctagtgcctctttttaccgtgggccctcatttgcatgcgggcctgATGTAAAAAGAAAGTGTGCccagcatgcacattttaacccaGCCCTGGAGCTCACCTTAAGTCTTCAGAAGCGCCAAAAGTTgacatgaaaagcagaaaatatttatttagatttttgtattccactttttggcacttcaaagtgtaaatcaaagcggattgcatcccgctactataggtatttccctatccccagagggcttataatcgaatttgtacctgaggcacggaggataaagtgacttgcgcaaggtcacaaggagcccgctgctctaaccactaggctactccacctTACTGCTTTCCTGTGGTTCTCCCGACTCAAAATCATtgtgatattaaatcagaggaaccaCTGTAAGCAACaaacatgggggaaaaaaaaaagtcttggcggtcaggttcagaaaacggacactcaaatttacgagtgtccatttttctaatccatggctgtgcacgggttaggaaaacagacactcgttaaattgagcatcctttttccttACCCATGGACAGCCACTTCTGGGCGCTCAGTGtcgaggaggccccagggacacacaatttcccctagcgccttcttcttaacacagcagctcattagcatACTGCATCTCGCGCCTGGGAGAGGCGGAtgggcgcacgttaggaaagcaggcgttcaatcatgagcacccatgTTTCGTGTGCCCATATTGCATGGGCCTATTATATTATGTGTCTATGTatgacctccccccacccccccccaatttaTACCAATCTCAAGCTCATCTCCCTAAAGAGaataagaatttttttcttttattattatgaaGATAAGAATGGCCAAGCTGGGCCCCTCTAGGAGATTTTTGCCTTAtagtttcctccccccccccaactgtgcTAAAAGACAATTCCCTTCCTTACCTTGGTGAGCAGCATGCTGAGGAGAtattccctgcctctctctccccccatgaTCCTACCCAGCTTGCACAGTCATcatcaaactgaaaataaagcaaTTTTCCAGCCTGTGTGCCTGTGGCTACCTTTCCTCTCACTCTCTGTTTACTTTGagtctttatttcattttatctaCGCTTCCTCATTCTTTTTCTATTAAAAATTATGTATCATCTTCCTCTTTACCatattaaatcatttttattgtgtttCAATAAAACAGACTTTTCTACAACTGTGGAAATACATTGAATAAACAACTTTGACTAAATAGACTTTGATCCCCATGAAGGAACATCAGTCATTAATATTTCTCTACAGAATTACAAAGATTTCAACCCCCCCTTCCCACTCTATTACTATAAGTGATTGCACAAGAGTTCATCTAAGAGCCCACAGAGAGAAAACCAGCTTcttccactttctttttttttttctttgcatattAAACAATTACAAGAATCTTTCTTACATTAGGAAACCATGAGGTTTACAGAAATATGTAATAGCATCCACATAACTTTTATTACAAATCCAAAATTAACCATTCCCTCATACTTATAGGCAACATGGGGGACAGACAATAAGAAAGTGAAGCAGTTATTCcattaagaaaaatacaaagaaaaaatggAGCCACTACTATTATAGACCAATTATCAGAGATTTTATGATGTCATTCCCAAAAGCCCCTTTAGTTGTTCCGGGTCTGTAAGCACTTATTTTTCATTCATATAATTCACCATGCATCAAGGAATAATCAGAATAATAAGTccttttggtacttgccaggttcttatggcctggattggccactgttggaaacaggatgctgggcttgatggacccttggtctgacccagtatggcatgttcttatgttttgcttCTTTCTAACAAATGTAACTTTTTACTGATTCTTACTGTagtaaaagggaggaggaatgaaCTCTCTGAGGAATAATAAAAATTTGAGAAAGCAGGAAGTTCCAAATCAGCTCAGATTTATTACAAGACTTCATATTAACAGCAAAATCCgattataatgtatttataatgtattCATCTACAGAGATTTAGTTAGGTGCATTCACCCGAGATCTTCAAAGGTCATCTGGAAACAGAAAGCGAGATCTGCTAATGCTCGCTACAGATAATGCTCAGAATGTAGACACAACCTTCAGTCCAGTTGGCACAAGAATTTCTGAAGGTAACGATGCTGATGAAGGAGGGGGCACCGACCAGCATTTGCCATGAAATTCCTGCAGAATCTCTCTGTAATGATGTCTCCTTAGTCTTTTGGCCTGGGTCATTCTTTCATCATTTGCCCGTCAGTCAGAGGTGATGCATAGATTAGGGGGAGTGCATATTGGGACTTCTTTCTGAAAAGTTTTCACTCGGTCTTGCTGTTGTGAGGGCTGTGTTTTGTTATGCTCACATCTTTTAAGAGTTCAGATTGTGACTTCCGGTTAGAGACTGAACGGACGTGTGGTGAGTGAACTCCGTGGGTCCCCTCTAGATAGCCCGACCCTCACCCAATTATTTGACATTTGAGCCTTTCCAACTATTTCCGTATGTGAAAGAATCGGACGGACAATTCTGTTTAAGGACAACGGAAGGAAATGTGTGAAACTGATACATTCAGCTCGGGAAAAAGGGTGATCGATGGAAGCAAAAATGGCGCCGGAATCACCTAAAGCTGACATGGAGAAGGTCGTAGCGGTGGTATCCAAGGAAATGATTCAGACCATTTCCAGGAGCATATCAGCTGCCTTAAAAGACGGGCTATCTAAAATTCAGTCGACAATTGATGAAATCAAAGAAGGCCTTGAGATGCAGGCTGGGTGGCCGACAGAGGTGGAGCGGCGTGTTTGTACAAAACTACAAAAGCACGGGATTCGGTTTACGGTGCTTTACCCTGCTAAGCTTAGAGTGCAACACACAGGAAAAACGGTCTTTTTTATCTGGCAAGGAACAGATACAGAACTTCCTGCAAAAACTGCTGGCATGACCGATCGTGAGCCTCTTTATATCCAGACGCTGGcgagattttcttttctttttggattACCATGATATCATTGTTCATAATCTGGCAAAAAGATGGATGTATGTTATGCAGATCGCACTACCACCTGGCTTCAAGATGTCTGCTTTATAAACTGGCCCCATGCGGTTGTGCACTGCACGTTTTAAAATCGGACTCATCGGCAATTGGGGCGCACAGCTATTGCAATTTAACATACCTTTGTAAAGGAAGTAAGAGGTTGTTATGGACATCTCGCATTTTTCGATGTCTCAGATCTTGGAAAATCTTGTAAAACTCTCCCCCATATCCATCTGGACCTGGGACCTTATACAATGCAGCTAGTGACTTGTATCTCACCAGTGGTAACAGGGGCATTTAATACCTTCAACTGGGAAGCCATGAGTTtgggaagtttatttatttatttatttagaatttttatataccgacattctcaatagacatatcgaatcaggtcggtttccatagaacaaaacagtcgctgataaggcgttacatagaacagggggttTTTTTAGAGCATGAGAACGTAGATATAAACAAAGTTTCTGAACATTAGAACGTGATTATTAGATAAATATCAATAACATGTTAAAGCAACTCGAACATAGTTTCTGAACATGTCAAAcaaagtttctgaacataagaacgtgactattaaataaatatcaataacaTGTCAAAATCACGGAGATAAGAATCTCTGTGTGCCAAATCACTATGGGCTCGAGCATAtagattttgaaaataaatcacaaaaccCCTTCTGCAATTCCTCTGTAGAACTGACCACCCCCCTCTTTTTATCCCGTATAGCTGCAATATATTTAGCTCCCTCCTTTCACTTAATCAAAGAAGCCAGCAATTTACCAGATTTGTCACTGTATCTATAAAAATGGTGTTTATCCAATAACATCGATGGAGAAAAGAATTAAGGGCTACTTGTGAAAAAATATAAGCAACCCGGACTTGTGTGGAATGTGTATTAGCCCATATCAACCTATCTTGGCAGACCTGCCTCTCTAGCTGAACTATACCTTTATTCAGTTCCTTCCTATGTCTGCCTGCAACACCATTTTGGCAGTTTCCCAATATAAAGCTGGTTGATTGACATGACCTACGTCGTTCTCATGGTATTCCTTCCACTTCTGGTGTAAATATTTCTGAAACCCAGAGTCCTTACATAAATTCGTCGGAAATCTCCAGTTCCTAACCTGTCCCTTCGTTGGACCACGGTAAGTCCACCCATATTAAGGCATGGTCAGATATTTCCAATGACCTATAATGGCAGAAGATAATGTGAGAAAAGAGCTGTGCGATATCAACAAATAGTCAATCCTAGACTGTATGGCATGGGCTCGGGAGACATGGGTATAATCACGTTCAGTAGGGTGCAAAATCCACCAAGCATCCAAAAGATCCAATTGAGAACAAAGCAATGGTACACTCATTTACTTATTTAGGTATTTTATATGCCGTTATTCCAACTTACCTAACGCACCCTTAACCGCTTACCTCGCTTGTCATTCCTGGGTCCGGGACCGACCTGGAGGGAgtccccctagggcagactccaatgatcctcacgttcttggcacctgcctccacctggggaagaaggtgttagtaggtaggatttccctcccttcactcgaggaaaacaaatgggactgtgaacaaggctggcagtagtaggtttattagtctatacaagcatatacatttctacatgactatgtacatcgctaataggatgtcaaacagcacacttatctactcgtgtttagtagtctcaggccacacaactatttACATTTCCACAAGGCAGTAAGAACATTTAGTATTTGGCAATTTTGGGGTTCTTGGTAATCTATATTTTCCTAGAGATTTATGCCATGCAAGTCTCTCTAGGTAAACAATGAGATTTATCTACCAAGGAGTCCCCAACCGTATTTACTGTATATGCTTTGAATTGTACTTCTTtttgctaatcatgttttgaattgcattccactgggttctctgtaagtttcagtttcaaccattgtttcaatgtatccgcccctgaggcgacagttcagttctctgtaaaccagtgcgatatgtaatctttacaggaacatcggtatataaaaaaattaaaaataaataaataaataaataagtcacccccccccaacaccatcGAACAAGTACCCCAAATTCCGTAGACGTTGAAGAAGTCTCGCATAAAAGGTGGCGTTGTAAATATTTGGGGCATAAACACTGCACAGCCCAAAAGGTTTCCCCTTTAAAGAGCCTTTTACAATCAAAGATTGTCCCTCAGGGTCCTTAACAATTTGCTCAGCTCAAAAGGAATAATTTATATGAAACAAGATACCAACCCCTGCTTTTCTAGATCTGGAAGAGGCTCAAAAGACCTCCCCCACCCACTAACGACAATTTACCATGTTCCACATCATTCAAGTGGCAACACCCAAACTATGTCGCAGCAAATATCTTAATATCTTAAGGCATTTGATCGGGGAACCGAGCCCTGCTATGTTCCAGGAATAATCCGAAGATCCCCCTTACCTACCATTAAAGTGGATGTGGTGCTGCAACCGAAAGATAGTTATCCTGTAGTTTGGATCCATTCCCCCAGCCTGGGATAAACCCCACGCATGCCTGCCCATCCATTTCAAAGGACCTAGCCTTCGGGCCCCTTCTCCCTTTCTAAGCTCCATTTCCTTTTAAATGGAActtgcagaaaataaaatatctgggagTACGGATCCCTCATGATCTATCACTATTATATGGGACCAGTTTCCGAGAATTATTGGAGGGTTTTGCCTGGAAGGATTTCCCGGTGTTGTTTATTACCTAAACTATTATATCGTCTTCAGATGTTGCCGTGTTGGCTATCGTTGATGGATTTGGCCTACCTGAAATCCATGTTTATACGTTTTCTGTGGTGAAGTAAGCAACCAAAAATTGGATGTGACAGATTTGTAAGAAGTAGAGGATGGTATTGATACCCCTAATTTTCACTATTATAATTTGACATGCCAATTAAGATATATTGGGGAATATATTGTGGGCAAATTTAAATTCGAAGCATTTCAGTTGTTAGAGGAGCTGACATTCCCTTACTCCCCCTTAGGACTTATGCACCTCTACCTAGGGAAGTAAGGGGGAACATGATGCTGAAACCTATTATAGCTGCATGGAGATATATGCATAAAGAACTGGGTCTCACGGCCAGGACTTCCATTCTTTTACCTATTCAGAATAACATACGTGTAATGCCCCCTTGTCCGTTACTTCACAGGCTTTccggggtctgggagtgacctggCGGAGCCCCCCTTAGGGCGGACTCTGTCGGTTCTTGCGTTCCTGGTGCCTttacctggggaagaaggtgtcagtgggtgggatttccctccctttatcccaggaaaacaaatgggactgtgaacaaggctggcagtctgtacaaatatatacaggttaagaacataagaaattgccatgctgggtcagaccaagggtccatcaagcccagcatcctgtttccaacagaggccaaaccaggccacaagaacctggcaattacccaaacaataagaagatcccttgctactgatgcaattaatagcaatggctattaattgcatgcagaagtccattaatagccattaatggacttctcctccaagaacttatccaaaccttttttgaacccagctacactaactgaactaaccacatcctctggcaacaaattccagagctttattgtgcattgagtgaaaaagaaatttctccgattagtcttaaatgtgctacttgctaacttcatggaatgccccccagtccttctattattcgaaagtgtaaataaccgagacacatctactcgttcaagacctctcatgatcttaaagacctctatcatatccctcctcagccatctcttctccaagctgaacagccctaacctcttcagcctttcctcataggggagctgttccatcccctttatcattttggttgcccttctctgtaccttctccatcgcaactatatcttttttgagatgcggcgacaagaattgtacacagtattcaaggtgcggtctcaccatggagcaatatagaggcatgatgacattttccattctattaaccattcccttcctaataattcctaacattatgtttgcttttttgactgctgcagcacactgagccgacgattttaaagtattatccactatgatgcctagatctttctcctgggtggtagctcctaatatgaaacctctcatcgtgtaactacagcaagcgttatttttccctatatgcatcaccttgcacttgtccacattaaatttcatctgccatttggatgcccaatcttccagtcttgcaaggtcctcctgtaatgtatcacaatccgcttgtgatttaactactctgaataattttgtatcatccgccaatttgataacctcactcgtcatattcctttccagatcatttatatatatatattgaaaagcaccggtccaagtacagatccctgaggcactccactgtttacccttttccactgagaaaattgcccatttaagcctactctttgtttcctgtcttttggccagttcgcaatccacaaaaggacatcgccacctatcccatgactttttagttttcgtagaagcctctcatgagggactttgtcaaacgccttctgactatagactatataagtatatacatttctacatgaatatgtacatcgctaataagATGTCAAagagcacacttatctactcgtggatAATTGTCTCAGGCCACACGACTAtacacatttctacaaggtagcaagaacatttaatatttggcaatttggggttgttggcccccacagaataccaccatatagaatagatgGGACATCGAGTTCCCGCTTAATCAAGTGTTaatattatcctcccccttttttcccccaagtCTTATCcttgtgaaaagatgcaactgggctgatgggcagtgttggcctgggagggggggtggggtcagCTGTATCTAAAATGCTATCTCCTTGGTGCTGCTTCTGCTCTGCTGGAAGGTcc is from Rhinatrema bivittatum chromosome 2, aRhiBiv1.1, whole genome shotgun sequence and encodes:
- the LOC115083726 gene encoding oocyte zinc finger protein XlCOF6-like: MPAGASAQVPVTFEDITVCFSQEEWEYLEEWQKELHKNVMEENYQTLSSLEIDESKRRHEETHPEESSKHLEVTEAVSQKDGADTCLCCDWKENCWKQCKSEERLRNPAGDSTENVTPCEQITQHLREFTGLRLSSGSECASNVIKVHQKIHTRETSFPCSECNKSFIYPSQLTMHQKIHSAEKQFICTDHNKSFTWKSKMKRHQRMHTAEKPFTCPKCDKDFSGKSELKIHKRIHMVGKPFKYTIRDKMFGLKSQLKLYQRFQRGKKSYKCTECNKSFCTKSERKCHERIHYRKKQFKCTECDKSFTLKPQLEMHERTHKGEKPFKCTECDKSFSSKSNLIRHKKIHTGEKQNTCTECDKSFRCKSELKSHERIHTEEKPFTCSVCYKRFRFISNLKRHKKIHIREKLFAYSEYDKSFISKHQVKMHGYFLVGKKIIICTECDKSFRCISEMKSHESFHKREKTFTCSECDKNFSSKHQLKIHESIHTGKKAFTCTECDKSFRRKSELESHERIHTGDKPFTCNECDNSFIWKSSLKRHERIHTREKPFTCNECDESFIWKSKLKIHERIHTGEKPFTCNECDESFIWKSSLIRHERSHKGGKPFTCSECDESFTCISKLKSHERIHTGEELFICTECDESFIWKSSLKRHKRIHTGEKQFTCSECDESFIWKTSLKNHKRIHTVEKPFA